The following are encoded together in the Phaseolus vulgaris cultivar G19833 chromosome 9, P. vulgaris v2.0, whole genome shotgun sequence genome:
- the LOC137822923 gene encoding probable LRR receptor-like serine/threonine-protein kinase At3g47570, with amino-acid sequence MKYFSVMFHAFCYIFVHLISIFTLNPLWLSTNMIVFASGNNTDHLALLKFKESISSDPYGVLLSWNSSTHFCKWDGITCNSMQKRVTKLDLKKGYKLKGFIPPHLGNLSYMRILYLDNNFLYGNIPQELGQLSQLQELSVGNNSLVGEIPTNLTGCTNLKFLYLCGNNLIGRIPIEISYLHKLQSLNVAVNKLTGGIPSFLGNLSALHLLSVGMNNLEGEVPHELCHLKDLVKIFVAVNNLIGTFPSCFYNISSLTVISATGNQFNGSLPPNMFHTLPNLQQFYIALNQVSGSIPPSITNASILSLLEISANQFTGQVPALEKLQDLYYLGLSHNNLGDNSTNDLKFFKSLTNCSSLQMLDIFDNNFGGQLPNSLANLSTALNQLYLGANMISGDIPTSMGNLIGLTELAMEFNRFSGIIPSGFGKFQKMQKLVLSGNQLSGHIGDFVGNLSQLFFLDMRRNMLEGNIPSSIGNCQKLQHLGLSQNNFTGTIPLEIFNISSLTNLLKLSGNSLSGSIPKEVGKLKNVDYLDVSENQLSGHIPETIGECITLEYLYLQGNSLQGSIPSSLASLKGLQRLDLSRNNLSGSIPTDLQNISFLEYFNVSFNMLDGEVPTGGVFQNATGFVVNGNDNLCGGISKLHLPPCLFKGKKPAKHLKFRLITVAVSVVVFLLILSIILTIHWMRRRNNKPSLDSTTIDQLAKVSYQSLHNGTDGFSATNLIGSGNFSSVYKGTLEFEDKVVAIKVLNLQKEGSHKSFIAECNTLKSIKHRNLVKILTCCSSTDYKGQEFKALIFEYMKNGSLEQWLHPRTLGLEQLPRLLNLGQRLNIIIDVASAVHYLHHECEQSIVHCDLKPSNVLLDDNMTARVSDFGIARILSTINGIGKQTSTIEFKGTIGYAPPEYGMGSEVSMNGDMYSFGILLLEMFTGRRPTEEIFKNGQNLHKFVENSLLGNVLQILDPTLVLNHEGATIEKENSQNLTAVDEKYLVSVFKIGLACSMESPKERMHIMEVTKELNKIRKAWCGGIDRESRMVSDRADAINVV; translated from the exons ATGAAGTATTTTTCTGTCATGTTTCATGCATTCTGTTATATATTTGTCCACTTGATTTCTATCTTTACGTTGAACCCGCTATGGCTTAGCACAAACATGATTGTCTTTGCATCAGGCAACAATACTGATCATTTGGCACTACTCAAATTCAAAGAATCCATATCCAGTGATCCTTACGGAGTTTTGCTATCTTGGAATAGTTCTACTCACTTTTGTAAATGGGATGGAATCACATGCAATTCCATGCAAAAAAGAGTTACAAAGTTAGACTTGAAGAAGGGGTACAAGTTGAAGGGATTCATACCTCCTCACCTGGGCAATCTCTCTTACATGAGAATCTTGTACCTTGACAACAACTTCCTGTACGGAAACATCCCACAAGAATTGGGACAATTGTCACAACTTCAGGAGCTCTCTGTTGGAAACAACTCATTGGTAGGAGAAATTCCTACAAACTTGACAGGTTGCACTAATCTCAAATTCCTATACTTATGTGGGAACAATCTGATTGGAAGAATACCAATAGAAATTAGCTACCTTCATAAGCTTCAAAGTTTGAATGTTGCGGTCAATAAGTTAACAGGAGGAATCCCATCGTTCCTAGGAAATCTTTCTGCTCTACATCTTCTCTCAGTGGGTATGAACAACTTAGAGGGAGAAGTTCCACATGAATTGTGTCACCTAAAAGACTTGGTAAAGATATTTGTAGCTGTCAACAATTTGATTGGAACATTTCCTTCTTGCTTTTACAACATCTCATCTCTGACTGTGATCTCAGCTACAGGAAATCAGTTTAATGGATCTCTTCCACCGAACATGTTCCACACCCTCCCCAATCTCCAACAGTTTTATATTGCTCTAAATCAAGTCTCAGGTTCAATCCCACCTTCCATTACAAATGCATCTATCCTTTCATTACTTGAGATAAGTGCCAATCAATTCACAGGACAAGTTCCAGCTTTGGAAAAGCTACAAGATCTTTATTATCTAGGTTTGTCTCACAACAATCTAGGTGACAATTCAACTAATGATTTGAAGTTTTTTAAATCATTGACAAATTGTAGTAGTTTGCAAATGTTGGATATCTTTGACAATAATTTTGGAGGTCAATTGCCAAATTCTTTAGCCAATTTGTCCACCGCACTCAACCAGTTGTATCTTGGAGCTAATATGATATCAGGAGATATTCCTACATCAATGGGAAATCTAATTGGCTTGACTGAATTGGCGATGGAATTTAACCGCTTTAGTGGGATTATTCCATCAGGTTTTGGAAAGTTTCAAAAAATGCAAAAGTTAGTCTTAAGTGGAAATCAGTTGTCAGGACACATAGGAGACTTTGTTGGCAACCTTAGTCAATTGTTTTTTTTGGATATGAGAAGAAATATGTTAGAAGGAAATATCCCTTCGAGTATAGGAAATTGCCAAAAGTTACAACATCTGGGTCTTTCACAAAACAATTTTACAGGAACCATACCTTTAGAGATCTTTAATATTTCCTCTTTGACAAACTTGTTGAAATTGTCAGGAAACTCATTGAGTGGCAGTATACCAAAAGAAGTGGGAAAGCTAAAAAATGTTGATTATCTAGATGTGTCTGAGAATCAGTTGTCTGGTCACATTCCTGAAACTATTGGAGAATGCATAACATtggagtacctttatttgcaaGGAAATTCTTTACAGGGAAGCATACCATCCTCTTTGGCATCACTCAAAGGACTTCAACGTTTAGACCTGTCACGAAACAACTTGTCTGGATCAATCCCTACTGATTTGCAGAATATTTCTTTCTTGGAATATTTCAATGTATCCTTCAACATGTTGGATGGCGAAGTGCCAACTGGAGGTGTGTTTCAAAATGCAACCGGCTTTGTGGTGAATGGAAATGATAACCTTTGTGGAGGTATTTCCAAACTGCACCTACCACCATGTCTTTTCAAAGGTAAGAAACCTGCAAAACACCTTAAGTTTAGGTTGATAACAGTGGCAGTTAGtgtggttgtttttcttctcATATTGTCAATTATCCTAACTATCCACTGGATGAGAAGAAGGAATAACAAACCATCTTTGGATTCAACAACGATTGACCAGCTAGCTAAAGTTTCATACCAAAGCCTACACAATGGAACTGATGGGTTCTCAGCAACAAATTTGATTGGCTCTGGAAATTTTAGCTCTGTCTATAAAGGAACTCTTGAGTTCGAAGACAAAGTTGTTGCTATAAAGGTCCTAAATCTTCAAAAAGAAGGATCCCACAAGAGCTTCATAGCTGAATGCAACACACTCAAAAGTATTAAACATCGAAATCTGGTTAAGATTTTAACATGCTGTTCAAGCACAGACTACAAAGGTCAAGAATTTAAAGCTTTGATTTTTGAGTACATGAAGAATGGAAGCTTAGAACAATGGCTACATCCAAGGACACTGGGTCTAGAACAACTTCCAAGATTATTAAACCTTGGTCAAAGATTAAATATCATCATTGACGTTGCTTCTGCAGTACATTATCTTCATCATGAATGTGAGCAATCGATTGTTCATTGTGATTTAAAGCCAAGCAATGTTCTTCTTGATGATAACATGACTGCTCGTGTGTCTGATTTTGGCATAGCAAGAATTCTCTCGACTATTAATGGTATTGGTAAGCAAACGAGTACAATTGAGTTCAAGGGGACAATTGGCTATGCTCCCCCTG AGTATGGAATGGGTTCTGAGGTGTCTATGAATGGTGACATGTATAGTTTTGGGATCCTTTTATTGGAAATGTTTACTGGAAGAAGACCCACAGAAGAAATCTTTAAAAATGGTCAAAATTTGCATAAGTTTGTGGAAAATTCATTGCTTGGTAATGTCTTACAAATTTTGGACCCAACACTTGTTCTAAATCATGAAGGAGCAACAATAGAAAAAGAGAACAGTCAAAATCTTACTGCAGTTGATGAAAAGTACTTAGTTTCAGTCTTTAAGATTGGACTTGCTTGCTCAATGGAATCACCCAAAGAAAGAATGCATATTATGGAGGTCACTAAAGAACTAAACAAAATCAGAAAAGCATG GTGCGGAGGCATTGACAGAGAGAGTAGAATGGTCAGCGACAGAGCAGATGCCATAAATGTAGTTTAA